The following coding sequences are from one Xiphophorus couchianus chromosome 7, X_couchianus-1.0, whole genome shotgun sequence window:
- the cog3 gene encoding conserved oligomeric Golgi complex subunit 3, with product MASTDLSLLDLTDKETREKLSLWDRRTDATAPLTEKQMDSVLEIRAAAETLSVPSELPIEDLCSLASRSLQSPFTAAVPASTEDVLLKGFQMLEMENDRIETAQQFFAWFAKLQTSMDLDESAKYRRTRDDLNSYQEQCDAILKDVNAALDHLDSLQKQYIFVSNKTGALHEACEQLLKEQSELVDLAESIQQKLSYFNELENINTKLNSPTLSVNSEGFIPMLSKLDDCIEYVSSHPNFKDYPVYLAKFKQCLSKAMHFMKVYIVNTMQSLTSQLTKRDPMGLTNADNAFTLYYVKFRAAAPKVRSLIEQIEQRAQKIPEYQQLLDEIHQCYLDQREQLLSPCITSTITDLTKQNNKDHCALVRSGCAFMVHVCQDEHQLFNEFFTKPTSKLDELLEKLCLSLYDVLRPLIIHIIHLETLSELCSILKNEMLEDHVQNNAAQLGAFDAVVKQMLEDVQERLVYRTHIYIQTDITGYNPAPGDLAYPEKLEMMERIAQSLKEEQMKQMSQESVFADVQLEDADRRRNSNAGNVEPSRFQTSVSPADLHGMWYPTVRRTLVCLSKLYRCIDRAVFQGLSQEALSACIQSLLKASDIILKNKTQIDGQLFLIKHLLILREQIAPFHTDFAIKEISLDLKKTRDAAFKILNPKAVPKFFRLNSHNAILEFLLEGTPEIKEHYIDSKKDVDRHLKFSCEQFIQQQTQIFVGNLEEFLTKVSALKTMAVQGGPTYSLSQQPWAQPAKINDIVMATYRVMKSKLPSTLQSMSLYLANRDTEFILFKPVRNNIQQVFQRLHTSLQEEYSGEDLQIIACPSMEQINLLLSVNK from the exons ATGGCGTCCACAGATCTGTCGCTTCTGGATCTAACAGACAAGGAAACCCGAGAGAAACTGTCTTTATGGGACCGCCGCACGGATGCCACGGCCCCCCTGACGGAGAAGCAAATGGACTCTGTCCTGGAGATCCGAGCTGCGGCTGAAACGCTGTCTGTTCCCTCGGAG CTGCCCATTGAGGACCTGTGCAGCCTGGCGTCTCGGTCCTTGCAGTCCCCGTTCACAGCAGCGGTGCCTGCTTCAACAGAGGACGTCCTACTCAAAGGCTTTCAGATGCTCGAAATGGAAAACGACAGAATAGAAACTGCACAGCAG TTCTTTGCCTGGTTTGCCAAGTTACAGACGAGCATGGACTTGGATGAGAGCGCAAAGTACAG gaGAACAAGAGATGATTTGAACAGCTACCAAGAACAATGTGATGCTATTCTGAAAGATGTGAATGCAGCTCTTGACCATTTGGATTCTCTTCAGAAACAGTACATATTTGTGTCCAATAAGACCGGGGCATTGCATGAGGCCTGTGAACAGCTGCTCAAAGAACAA TCAGAGCTTGTTGACCTGGCAGAGAGCATTCAGCAGAAACTGTCATACTTTAATGAGCtggaaaacataaacaca aaactgaATTCTCCAACTTTATCTGTAAATAGTGAAGGTTTTATACCAATGTTGTCCAAATTGGATGATTGCATAGAATATGTTTCGTCACAC CCTAATTTTAAGGATTATCCAGTTTATTTGGCTAAATTTAAACAATGTCTCTCTAAAGCTATGCACTTCATGAAGGTCTACATTGTAAACACTATGCAATCTCTTACAAGCCAGTTAACAAAAAGG gaTCCAATGGGTCTCACTAATGCAGATAATGCTTTTACACTTTATTACGTGAAATTTAGAGCTGCTGCGCCTAAAGTTAGA TCTCTGATTGAACAGATAGAGCAGCGAGCACAGAAGATTCCAGA GTACCAGCAGCTGCTAGATGAAATCCATCAGTGCTATCTTGACCAGAGAGAGCAGCTGCTCAGTCCCTGCATTACATCCACCATTACTGACTTGACcaagcaaaacaacaaagaccACTGTGCTCTG GTTCGAAGTGGCTGTGCCTTTATGGTTCATGTGTGTCAGGATGAACATCAGCTGTTTAATGAGTTCTTCACCAAGCCTACATCTAAATTAGA CGAACTTTTGGAGAAGTTGTGTTTGTCGCTGTACGATGTTCTCCGGCCGCTGATAATCCATATCATACACCTGGAAACCCTGTCTGAGCTGTGCAGCATCCTAAAGAATGAGATGTTGGAAGACCATGTTCAAAACAATG CTGCTCAGCTGGGCGCCTTTGATGCCGTGGTGAAGCAGATGCTGGAGGACGTTCAGGAGAGGCTGGTCTACAGGACTCACATTTACATCCAGACTGATATCACAGGTTACAACCCAGCTCCAGGTGATCTGGCTTATCCTGAAAAACTGGAAATGATGGAG AGAATTGCCCAGAGCTTGAAGGAGGAACAGATGAAGCAGATGTCACAAGAGTCTGTGTTTGCTGATGTTCAGCTTGAAGATGCCGATAGAAGAAGAAACAGTAATGCAG GCAATGTGGAACCCTCCCGTTTTCAGACATCTGTGTCTCCCGCGGATCTGCACGGCATGTGGTACCCCACTGTCAGGCGAACCCTGGTTTGTTTGTCCAAGCTCTACAGATGCATTGAT agagCAGTATTTCAGGGTTTATCTCAAGAAGCCTTATCTGCCTGCATCCAGTCGCTGCTTAAAGCCTCTGATATCATCCTTAAAAACAAG ACTCAAATAGACGGGCAACTTTTCCTGATCAAGCACCTGCTGATATTGCGTGAACAGATTGCCCcatttcacactgattttgcCATCAAGGAAATCTCACTGGACCTGAAAAAAACGCGAG ATGCTGCCTTCAAAATCCTGAACCCCAAGGCTGTTCCTAAATTCTTCCGACTCAATAGTCACAATGCCATACTTGAATTCCTGTTGGAG GGAACACCAGAGATAAAAGAGCACTACATTGACTCAAAGAAGGATGTGGACCGACACCTGAAGTTCAGCTGTGAGCAGTTTATCCAGCAGCAGACTCAGATCTTTGTGGGGAACCTTGAGGAGTTTCTCACCAAG GTTTCAGCTCTGAAAACGATGGCCGTCCAAGGTGGTCCCACCTACAGCCTGTCTCAGCAACCTTGGGCTCAGCCAG CAAAGATCAACGATATAGTGATGGCCACATACCGGGTGATGAAGAGCAAGCTGCCGAGCACTTTACAGAGCATGTCCTTGTACTTGGCCAACAGAGACACAGAGTTCATCCTTTTTAAGCCTGTTCGG